The proteins below come from a single Portunus trituberculatus isolate SZX2019 chromosome 2, ASM1759143v1, whole genome shotgun sequence genomic window:
- the LOC123505202 gene encoding transcriptional repressor scratch 2-like: protein MSAPQAAPHQGPEAPTPRCYLLKKAPPPREAGVKGGGAPTSPTAAAPAPPTPPDMADQEAQTRVYHELRAADPCFTCTLQYYPDHAYPHLQAAPTPPHAPTDFHQPAHSFLSSPRLLPPPPALCLRSGQQHQQVGSPPPAQQTACAPAHTFTPLHLRPVEETEAAHDLLELARSAPAHTYQPPTPASSCDSLEAPCTSHAEAAAAGEVGEVTGVEDSEGSLTATPTPSPAGSSDAENVAPVPLGLDDGRSRVRGVRSEGGRVGRHKPRYTCSECGKHYATSSNLSRHKQTHRDLDSGSARQCHVCGKAYVSMPALAMHVLTHSLTHRCGVCGKAFSRPWLLQGHMRSHTGEKPFGCAHCGKSFADRSNLRAHMQTHSQLKNFRCKRCNKSFALKSYLNKHYESACFRDGACGEACP, encoded by the exons ATGTCCGCCCCCCAGGCAGCGCCCCACCAGGGCCCCGAGGCCCCCACGCCCCGCTGCTACCTGCTGAAGAAGGCGCCGCCCCCTCGCGAGGCAGGGGTCAAAGGGGGTGGCGCCCCAACCTCTCCCACGGCTGCCGCCCCCGCACCCCCTACTCCCCCCGACATGGCGGACCAGGAggcccagaccc GTGTGTACCACGAGCTGCGCGCGGCGGACCCGTGCTTCACGTGCACGCTGCAGTACTACCCTGACCACGCCTACCCACACCTGCAGGCCGCGCCCACGCCGCCGCACGCCCCCACGGACTTCCATCAGCCTGCCCACTCCTTCCTGTCCAGCCCCCGCCTGCTACCTCCACCGCCGGCCCTGTGCCTGCGCTCGGgccagcagcatcagcaggtGGGGTCACCGCCTCCCGCTCAGCAGACGGCGTGCGCCCCCGCCCACACCTTCACGCCGCTTCACCTGCGTCCCGTGGAGGAGACGGAGGCTGCTCACGACCTGCTGGAGCTGGCCCGCTCGGCGCCTGCCCACACCTACCAGCCTCCCACGCCCGCGTCCTCCTGCGACTCCCTTGAGGCGCCGTGCACCAGCCACGCTGAGGCGGCTGCGGCGGGCGAGGTGGGTGAGGTGACGGGCGTGGAGGACAGCGAGGGCAGCCTCAccgccacgcccacgccctcaCCGGCCGGCAGCAGCGACGCTGAAAACGTAGCGCCCGTGCCACTGGGGCTTGACGACGGGCGGTCGCGCGTGCGGGGCGTGCGCAGCGAGGGCGGGCGCGTGGGGCGCCACAAGCCGCGGTACACGTGCTCTGAGTGCGGCAAGCACTACGCCACCTCGTCCAACCTCTCGCGCCACAAGCAGACGCACCGCGACCTGGACTCGGGCAGCGCGCGACAGTGTCACGTGTGCGGCAAGGCGTACGTGAGCATGCCGGCGCTGGCCATGCACGTGCTGACGCACAGCCTGACGCACCGCTGTGGCGTGTGCGGCAAGGCCTTCTCGCGCCCCTGGCTGCTGCAGGGACACATGCGCTCCCACACGGGCGAGAAGCCCTTCGGCTGCGCCCACTGCGGCAAGTCCTTCGCAGACCGATCCAACCTGCGCGCGCACATGCAGACACACTCCCAGCTCAAGAACTTCAGGTGCAAACGCTGCAACAAGTCCTTCGCCCTCAAGTCGTACCTCAACAAGCACTACGAGTCGGCGTGCTTTCGGGACGGGGCGTGCGGGGAGGCGTGCCCGTGA